The window GGCTCAAAAATAATTTTATAATTTTTAATTTTATAATTTTATAAATAATTTCTGATGTTTAAAAATTAAAACATTAAGATTTATTTAAAAATTAAAAATTGGAAATTAAAAATTAATCCTGATGGCCAGTAGACATCTATCAAGAAGTGTCGCCATGCAATCGCTCTATGAGTGGGACTTTAAGGGCAGTAAAAATGAACTGCTACAGGAAATAGTGGAACATAACATCAAAGAATTTGCTCCCGGAATTGAAGAAACTCAATTCATACGCGACTTAGTGGACGGCACACTAGCCAAAATTAAAGAGATAGACAAAATTATAGAAAAGGCTGCTCCTCAATGGCCGATTAATCAAATTGCCATGGTTGACCGTGCGGTTCTGCGATTGGGCATATATGAATTGCTGTTTGGTAAACGTGATGAGGTTCCACCCAAAGTGGCAATCAATGAATCAATAGAACTTGCCAAAAGTTTTGGCGGTGATGCTTCCGGTAAATTTGTAAATGGCGTGCTGGGTACGATTTATAGGGAAATAGGGGAACCGGGGAAAGAACACATAAAATCGTCTGAAGAAAATAACGCGACAAGTGACGCGCCCGAAAAGAAGGAGGAAGAACAAACAGAAATTGTTCCAGAAAATTAAAATATAATCAGCCTTGTAGCCATAGGGCCTTAAAGCGATATAAGCTTTGGGACTTTACGGCTTTACGGCTTTTAAAGCTTTATGGTTTTAGAAATCGATAAACTCCAGGAGCTTGAAGACAAAATTGCAATTAAATTTAAGAATCAGGATTTCCTGCTTCAAGCGCTAACTCACCGCTCATATATAAACGAAAATCCGAAGTGGCATCTTGACCACAACGAACGTCTGGAATTCTTGGGAGACGCGGTTTTAGAATTGGTAGTTACGGAATATCTCTACAACAACTACCCGAATCCGGAGGGAGAATTAACTAATTGGCGGGCGGCATTAGTTAATTCAGTTATGCTGGCCAAAATTTCAAGCAAGTTTGATCTCAACAACTACGTCCTGCTTTCTCGCGGAGAAGCCCGCGATACCGGCCGGGCTCGCCAGTATATACTTGCTAATGCGGTTGAGGCGGTCATCGGAGCAATATACATGGATCAAGGGTATGAAGCTTGCGACAAATTTATAAAAAAATTCATATTGGATGAATTGAAGAACGTACTTGAAAGCGGATCTTACAAAGATTACAAGAGCTTGTTTCAGGAACAGGCGCAGGAACGCGCAGGGGTTACGCCGACATACGAGGTCATAAAAGAATGGGGACCAGATCATGCCAAACACTTTCATATCGGTGTTTATCTTGAAAAAGAGCTGATCGGTGAAGGCGTCGGGCCTTCCAAACAGGACGCCCAGCAAGCTGCCGCGGAATCGGCACTCAAGAATAAGGGATGGTGAGTATTTGCTGAGATAGTCTTACTCAAAAATTACAAACTTGATTAGTGAACGAGTCTATCTACCGGCTACGCGGACCCTTTTTGTTCAATCCACCCGATTACGGGATTTTTCACAAAAAGTGTCCACCTCCGCCGGTAAACACGTCGGGCTAGTACTCTTCTTATCAATTTACGAACGATAAAAACCGCTGATTGGTATCGGCTTGGGGTTTGTAATTTTTGAAAATAAAAAGGTCTTTATTCAGACCTTGTTTTACTACTAGCATTATTCATTTCCCAAAGGAATGTATCTTGCATTGACGGGTGGAAATTACAATTCAAACAATACGAACCGCCACCCTCTGTTACACTAAGCGGTTTTTTGCACTCTGCACAACATAAGATATGGGTAATTAAATTGTCCTGCTTGGGAAATTTTGCATACTTACATTTAGGACAAAAAATTATTCTATTATTCCCCATCTGCAATCTGGTGCCACAAATAGTGTGGTATAAAATTATTATGGAATTTTCCTTTTTGTGAGTTATGAGCACGCCTCACCTCCATCCTATTGTTAAAGATCACCCAATGCTAACAAAAAAATTACCCAGCATCAATCCTTGCTTGATTAGATAAAAACAAAATGCTATTATCGTCCCAATGCTAAAAATACGATTACAACGCATAGGAAAGCGGGGACAGGCCTATTTCAAGCTTATTGTCACCGAACACACCCAAAAACCCAAAGGCCAGTACCTTGAACTTTTAGGTTCGTACGATCCACACAAAAATGAGATGAACGTGGACACAGAAAAAGTTAAACATTGGCTCTCTCAAGGTGCAAAAATGTCCGAAACGGTTAACAACTTATTGGTTGGCAAAGGCGTCATACAAGGAGAAAAGGTAACAGTTTGGAAACCCAAAAATAAAAAGGGTGGGGAAGCTACCGGAGCTGGAGAAACCAAGCCAGCAAGCACTCCGAAACAACAAGTTGAAATGAAACCAAAAACAGAAGAGCCAAAAGAAGAAATTAAGGCAGAAGAAACAGCACAAGCTCAAACCGAAACATCCGTCCAATCCAACCCATAAGTTAATTGACAAAGGATATATATTTTGTTATAATGTTAATAATAAATAGCTGGTGTCGATCCAGTGATAGTAATGGTTGCAGAGAAAGCGGCTTAGTCTGGCAAATCGCTAAGATTTGAAAGGCTGATTCCTTTAACTGCTCATGTTAGAAGAAATGGCAAATTTTGCAGACCGAGAGTTTGTTGAATATATCATCAAACAGATAGTCAACAAGCCCGACGAAGTGGACGTTACGAGGAAGGTCGATGAAATGGGAGTTCTGATAGAAGTTAAGGTCAACCCAGAAGATATGGGTTTACTGATCGGCAGAGCGGGATCAACCGCAAAAGCAATCAGAACACTAGCCAGAATAATCGGCATGCGCAACAACGCTCGTGTTAACTTGAGAATAGTTGAGCCGGAAGGCAGCACTCGAGCTCCTCGCGCTGAAAAAGCAAGAAATGTTGAGGATGTGGTAAGCGACTTGGGAATGTGAACCAAATAATTATAAAATCAAAACCCCGCTTTAGCGGGGTTTTGATTTGACAAAATAAGATAATTATATAAAATACAGCTAGATCTTAATACCAGAGGGAAGAACGATATGGCAACAAGGACTGTTAAAAAAATTGAGCGTGAAATCGCTATTTTAAAAGATAAAATTGCCAATCTCGTAGACAGGTTAGAGAAAATACAATCCAAATGTTCTCATCAATACGAAAGGCGAAAAATTAGTAATACTATGGAAACATGTGATCGGTGTCATGAAGAAATTATGATTCCGCCCACTACTTCCAGATTTCCAATCGGCGCTCACAATTGGTAACGGTTCGCACAGCGAACCTTTTTTTATGCGATTCGATATCATTACAATTTTTCCCAAGATTTTTGATGGCTTTTTAAATGAGTCTCTTTTGGCACGGGCACAAAAAAAGGGAATTATAAAAATCAACGTGCACAATCTGCGCAAGTGGACCAAGGACAAACACCAAACCGTGGATGATAAACCCTATGGTGGCGGCGTAGGCATGGTAATGAAGGTTGAACCAATATATAAAGCCGTCGAAACCCTAAGGAAATCCTTCCGCTTGAAAGCGTCAGGATCTCGGCCCAAGGCCTCGAAAACCAGAGTGATTCTTTTTTCTCCACGAGGAAAAAGGTTTGATCAAAAAACTGTCAAACGGTTGGCAAAATATGAAAATTTAATTTTGATATGCGGACGCTATGAAGGCGTGGATGAAAGGGTGGCACAATATGTGGCCGACGAGGTCATATCAATAGGAGATTATGTATTAAATGGTGGCGAAGTGGCGGCCATGGCCGTGATTGAAACTGTATCGCGTATGATACCGGCCTTTATCGCCAAACAGGAGTCAGCACAAAAATTTGATCATGCACAATATACTCGTCCTGAAGTTTTTGAGTTAGGAAAGAAAAAAATAGCCGTTCCCAAAGTTCTACTTTCCGGAGATCATGAAAAAATTGCGGAATGGCGAAATAAACATTCAAAAACTCAATAATCACCCGCTAACATGTATTGACTTGCTTTTTAATATGGCTATACTATACTTATCTAAAATGATTTAACATAAAATCTAAAAGGAAATAAGCTTTCTACAGCTGGGATTGCTCCGCTACGCGAGGCAATCCCAGCTGTTATTGTAGGGACCTTGATAACTAAATATCTGCTTGGTTTGCCAACTGGCGAACAAGCAGAAAACGATAAGAACGTGTTCGCGTAAAATAAATGCTTCGCATTTATCACGCGACTCACTTCAAGTGGCCTGCCACGTGGTGGCGAAGCCACTTTACGTGGTTTCTTATCGTTAACCAGATTAAGCCCGTTAGAGGCAGGATGCCCTTGGCATCCGCAGACTCTAATCGGGCAAAATAGTTTGAGATTCGTCTCATTCTATTCCTAAGAGTAGTTATTAAACCTTGCCATTTTTGGCAAGAGAGCAGATAAACTCTTTTTTAAGAGAGTTTGATCCTGGCTCAGGATGAACGCTGGCGGCGTGGATAAGGCATGCAAGTCGAGCGATCTATTTCCCGCAAGGGAGATGGGTAGCGGCGAACGAGTTAGTAATACCTTGGTACGTACCCCGAAGTCGGGCATAGCTCACCGAAAGGTGAGGTAATTCCCGATAGTATGGAAACATTAAAGGAGCAATCC is drawn from Candidatus Yanofskybacteria bacterium and contains these coding sequences:
- the nusB gene encoding transcription antitermination factor NusB yields the protein MASRHLSRSVAMQSLYEWDFKGSKNELLQEIVEHNIKEFAPGIEETQFIRDLVDGTLAKIKEIDKIIEKAAPQWPINQIAMVDRAVLRLGIYELLFGKRDEVPPKVAINESIELAKSFGGDASGKFVNGVLGTIYREIGEPGKEHIKSSEENNATSDAPEKKEEEQTEIVPEN
- the rnc gene encoding ribonuclease III, coding for MVLEIDKLQELEDKIAIKFKNQDFLLQALTHRSYINENPKWHLDHNERLEFLGDAVLELVVTEYLYNNYPNPEGELTNWRAALVNSVMLAKISSKFDLNNYVLLSRGEARDTGRARQYILANAVEAVIGAIYMDQGYEACDKFIKKFILDELKNVLESGSYKDYKSLFQEQAQERAGVTPTYEVIKEWGPDHAKHFHIGVYLEKELIGEGVGPSKQDAQQAAAESALKNKGW
- the rpsP gene encoding 30S ribosomal protein S16 — translated: MLKIRLQRIGKRGQAYFKLIVTEHTQKPKGQYLELLGSYDPHKNEMNVDTEKVKHWLSQGAKMSETVNNLLVGKGVIQGEKVTVWKPKNKKGGEATGAGETKPASTPKQQVEMKPKTEEPKEEIKAEETAQAQTETSVQSNP
- a CDS encoding KH domain-containing protein, producing the protein MANFADREFVEYIIKQIVNKPDEVDVTRKVDEMGVLIEVKVNPEDMGLLIGRAGSTAKAIRTLARIIGMRNNARVNLRIVEPEGSTRAPRAEKARNVEDVVSDLGM
- the trmD gene encoding tRNA (guanosine(37)-N1)-methyltransferase TrmD, with amino-acid sequence MRFDIITIFPKIFDGFLNESLLARAQKKGIIKINVHNLRKWTKDKHQTVDDKPYGGGVGMVMKVEPIYKAVETLRKSFRLKASGSRPKASKTRVILFSPRGKRFDQKTVKRLAKYENLILICGRYEGVDERVAQYVADEVISIGDYVLNGGEVAAMAVIETVSRMIPAFIAKQESAQKFDHAQYTRPEVFELGKKKIAVPKVLLSGDHEKIAEWRNKHSKTQ